The following are encoded together in the Peromyscus leucopus breed LL Stock chromosome 1, UCI_PerLeu_2.1, whole genome shotgun sequence genome:
- the Bloc1s3 gene encoding biogenesis of lysosome-related organelles complex 1 subunit 3: MASSQGRRRRPGTVVPGEAAETDSELSASSSEEEELYLGPSGPTRGRPTGLRVAGEAAETDSDPEPEPTAAPGDLPPLVVQREAAETWGTEEAPVAAPARSLLQLRLADSQTRLDHDVAAAVSGVYRRAGRDVAALAGRLAAAQATGLAAAHSVRLARGDLCALAERLDIVAGCRLLPDIRGVPGIEPEQDPGSRA, encoded by the coding sequence ATGGCGTCGTCCCAGGGTCGGCGGCGGAGACCGGGGACGGTGGTGCCGGGGGAAGCGGCGGAGACCGACTCGGAACTGTCTGCGTCCTCGTCGGAGGAGGAGGAGCTCTACCTGGGTCCCTCGGGCCCGACGCGCGGCCGCCCCACGGGGCTCCGTGTGGCCGGGGAGGCAGCGGAGACCGACTCGGACCCGGAGCCCGAGCCCACGGCCGCGCCGGGAGACCTGCCCCCGCTCGTGGTGCAGCGCGAGGCGGCGGAGACGTGGGGCACCGAGGAGGCCCCGGTCGCGGCGCCCGCGCGCTCGCTCCTGCAGCTCCGCCTGGCCGATAGCCAGACGCGCCTGGACCACGACGTGGCGGCCGCGGTGAGCGGCGTGTACCGCCGCGCCGGCCGCGATGTGGCCGCCCTGGCCGGGAGGCTGGCGGCTGCCCAGGCCACGGGGTTGGCGGCCGCCCACAGCGTGCGCCTGGCTCGCGGGGACCTCTGCGCGCTCGCCGAGCGCCTGGACATCGTGGCTGGCTGTCGCCTGCTGCCGGACATACGAGGGGTGCCGGGCATCGAGCCGGAGCAGGACCCGGGATCGAGAGCTTAG